The Alnus glutinosa chromosome 8, dhAlnGlut1.1, whole genome shotgun sequence DNA segment tcacTTGCTTCTTCACTGCAATGTGGCTTCCACTCTGTGTAATGCTCCTTCCGCTCTGTGTAATGCTCTCTTTACTCactttggtatgtcttgggttatgtctagaagagttatcgacttgtttgcttgttggtggacatCTGGAAGGCCGATGAATgttgcgatttggaagatggtgccgatttgccttttttgtgtttggaatgaaagaaaaaatgtgTTTCGAGGACAtagaggatattttagcttcgttttttcatactttgtatctttgaacGGTGACTTTTGTGTCTCCAATGTTGCTTAGTTATGCCGAtttccttgttcgtttttctctttttagttaagtgattttttttgtatacttttggTATACTTAAGGgtgctttacgcttttaataagacttgatttacttaacaaaaaaaaaaaaaaaaagacatgacAATAGAGGTAAGCCTAAGTTGTTGAAACTGGAAGCACATTTGATCAAACATAAAATGTTGAGATCACTGAAACTTTCAGTCTAATAGGATTGACTGGAAAGGCAAGTTTTGACTGTCAGATCGAAAATCACCACATCCAAAGAGATAAGATCTTcaaggataatatttttttataagatctGCAAagcttattttttttcataatatttgaGTATTTGCCCTGGTGCATTCCTCTTGATAACACTGGAAAAACGATTAAACtagtgaagaaagaaaaaatgttcgGGTGCTCAGTTGTTTTCTGATATGAAGTACAAAGTGCCAATATAATGTCAAGATCAAATTCCATTCTTTTACTGAAAAGCTGTTTCCTGTTAATGTCATAGAAGATTGTTAAGTTCTTCTACTATCAATCCACCTTAAACAAAATAATTCTCTGCCCTTGATCTATCCAACATATTCATATTCTGTTTAACATACTCATATATCATCAGAGCTACCCCAGCTCTCTGATTCAATAACCAACCCTTTAACTTAGAAGCTTCCTGGTTTTCAGAATAAAAAAATCGCAAATACTTAACAACATTAGGACATACTGATTCAAATTCCTCATATATCCCATGATCTATCAGTCTATAGAAAGAAACGGGAACAAGCATGAGATTCATATATTTAATCTTACTTCCTTGCATTTCAAACTGAATCACGTTTTAGtagattattattataaaaaaatcacaaagagctcaaaaaaattaaaaataggcGCGGCAAGAGAATGTGACCATAAATTCCTAATTGTAAGACAACAGCAAATATAAAGAATGAAACTTAAGAATCTCATGCACAACTTAAAACATCTATTTTTGAAGATAAGccgttttaaaaacaaaaattgaagtgCTTCAAATTCCTGACCTTCGCAACCTGAATGTTGACCGAATCCGGAATCTCCCTCTGCAGCAAAACAATCCCTGCATTCCTCACCACTTCCAACTCTTTCTCAGAAAGGGGCTCAGGCCAACAGTTCATGTTGGCACCACCAACAATGATGATTGAGTTCTGCCCATCAGGCTGGAGCATCACCACAGCATGCCCAGTGGGTGCAGCATCCACAGTATTCAGATAATCCAGACGCACACCATCATTTTCCAGAGCCTCGATGATCAACTTGCCATGGGCATCGTCACCCACCTGGCCCACAAAGTAGGTTGGGTAAGAGAGCTTGCCACCACAGGCAGCCTGGTTGGCACCCTTGCCACCAGCAAGTGTCTGGCCAGTCTTGGCTGAGACGGTCTCACCCTCCTTGGGCAGCCTATCAATCTCCACATAGATGTCTGCATTGGCTGATCCAACAACAACAAGTGGTGGGCTTGTGCTGGGAATTGGGGTTTGTGGGGTTTGTGTCTTGGAGGGATTTATGGCAAAAGAGAGAAGTGGGTGTCTTCCATTTGATGGGTTTTGCTTCTTGTTGAATTGAACAAATGGGATTGGATTGATTGTTCTGTTTGTTAGTTTTGTGGGACTGTTTTGGGTTTGGAGGTGCCAATGGTTTGATGGTGAAACTGCTATTCCACTCATCTTTGTCAGTCTGACGTTCCCAATCTACTCTAGTCTCTAAGAAGGGGCCGCTTTGTTCGATATGTTTAATTAAGTTCTGAGTTTCAAGGAACTTCTTGGTTCGACAGGCGCTGAGAATGACCTTGTTGAACTTggaatcttttcttctttatgtttttttttttttgttttttgtcccCATTCCTAGGGTCTTGCCAGGTCAGGTCTGGCAGGTGGAATGATCTTGTTGAACTTGTGACTTCTGAAAGGGGCTCAGGCCAACAGTTCATGTTGGCAGAGTCTTGCCTGCTCAGGTCTACAGGCGCCGGGAATGGCCTTGTcagtagggatgtaaataagccagtccgtttgacagcccgctcgatacccgctcggtttagcccgatccg contains these protein-coding regions:
- the LOC133875167 gene encoding ribokinase; the encoded protein is MSGIAVSPSNHWHLQTQNSPTKLTNRTINPIPFVQFNKKQNPSNGRHPLLSFAINPSKTQTPQTPIPSTSPPLVVVGSANADIYVEIDRLPKEGETVSAKTGQTLAGGKGANQAACGGKLSYPTYFVGQVGDDAHGKLIIEALENDGVRLDYLNTVDAAPTGHAVVMLQPDGQNSIIIVGGANMNCWPEPLSEKELEVVRNAGIVLLQREIPDSVNIQVAKAARSAGVPIIMDAGGMDAPFPQELLHLIDIFSPNESELCRLTGIPTESFEQITQAVVKCHKMGVKQVLVKLGAKGSALFVEGEEPIQQPVISAAKVLDTTGAGDTFTAAFAVALMGSKSSKESLKFAAAAASLCVQVKGAIPSMPDRKSVLDLLHSL